The following are encoded in a window of Ogataea parapolymorpha DL-1 chromosome VII, whole genome shotgun sequence genomic DNA:
- a CDS encoding Cyclin associated with protein kinase Kin28p — protein sequence MVVNHDDLFRRSTQYRFWSFTRPQLAELRIVANKKGIQKTEERIKELDDSLPETKLVRENQDQFQFVHPDEEKRLISYYARRCKELAAFFHLSAQVRSTAIMYLYKFYLYHSVMEYHPGNIMLTCLFLSAKVENHFIGINTFCKNIPKTTPEAILKNEYLILETMKFSLQCHHPFQPLYGFFLDIQQTLPKLDFNRLGKNYDGARELVNESLFTDLPFLYTPPQIALACLWLCDDVLVEKYLAKKFGLVKKTEQENEDALQYYNKLMVIIRHCADVVRKEALDPSQEESKTISAKIKLCLEPIRFGRKLMKQNGEQAAKRSASITEGNDEKRIKLETE from the coding sequence ATGGTTGTTAATCACGATGATCTTTTCAGACGTTCTACACAATATAGGTTTTGGTCCTTTACTCGCCCGCAGCTAGCAGAGTTGCGTATCGTTGCCAACAAAAAAGGAATACAAAAGACCGAAGAGAGGATCAAAGAGTTGGACGATTCTCTACCAGAAACGAAGTTAGTGAGGGAGAATCAGGACCAGTTCCAGTTTGTCCATCCTGATGAAGAGAAGAGACTCATAAGCTATTACGCACGTCGATGTAAAGAGCTTGCTGCATTTTTTCATTTGTCTGCTCAAGTCAGGTCGACCGCCATCATGTATCTATACAAATTCTACCTATATCATTCTGTGATGGAATATCATCCAGGAAACATCATGCTTACCTGTCTGTTCTTATCTGCAAAGGTTGAAAACCATTTTATAGGAATCAACACCTTTTGCAAGAACATTCCCAAGACAACCCCGGAAGCCATACTGAAGAACGAGTATCTTATTTTAGAGACCATGAAATTCTCTCTCCAATGCCACCACCCGTTCCAGCCATTGTATGGTTTTTTCCTCGACATACAACAGACACTTCCAAAACTAGACTTCAACAGACTTGGTAAGAACTATGACGGTGCGAGAGAATTGGTCAACGAGAGCTTATTTACTGATTTGCCATTCTTGTACACCCCGCCCCAGATAGCGTTGGCCTGCTTGTGGCTATGTGATGATGTATTGGTGGAGAAGTATCTAGCGAAGAAGTTTGGATTGGTCAAGAAGACTGAACAGGAAAACGAAGATGCATTACAGTACTACAACAAATTAATGGTCATAATACGACATTGTGCAGATGTCGTGCGAAAAGAAGCATTGGATCCGTCCCAAGAAGAGAGCAAGACAATTTCGGCCAAGATCAAACTGTGCTTGGAACCAATCAGGTTCGGAAGAAAACTTATGAAACAAAATGGGGAACAAGCTGCTAAACGCTCTGCCAGCATTACTGAGGGAAATGATGAAAAAAGAATCAAATTGGAAACCGAATAA
- a CDS encoding DNA-directed RNA polymerase III subunit C4: MSNNRLDSISRPSGNVSGGGPSKQSLKFKPKVVARRTKEERDSNVPVATPGVSKKPGSLAKNLQRNPRTPGMRHLQNTKVVMAGPLAMGTVSLANSGQSKGTKMVKKSADTYDLAQSIKAQTTKKAKGNTESDDEGDDDMTARIDLGQAYDWKDVDTQYFPVRAERHQHYEYGEEPIPDSTIKTEIHREVSVPLDSEPTSREQSVEVKQEEDATVKFIPDEQANADVSITDYQGKQEAARLADDYRAIITKLDEIQLEENAEEMLFLQLPKQLNVESASHEVKMEIDDDLSQEKDATSDVIGTLRVHESGKVTIKMGDTVLDVTRGAATHLVQSIVQLDEDTKECLELGTVNEKIVASLSLSDEI, from the coding sequence ATGTCCAATAATCGATTGGACTCTATATCTAGACCTTCTGGCAATGTTTCCGGAGGAGGTCCCTCCAAACAAAGTTTGAAATTCAAACCTAAAGTGGTTGCCAGACGAACAAAGGAGGAGCGAGATTCCAATGTTCCAGTGGCCACCCCAGGGGTGAGCAAGAAACCGGGATCGCTAGCCAAAAACTTGCAAAGAAATCCTCGAACTCCCGGAATGCGGCATCTTCAAAACACAAAAGTTGTGATGGCAGGCCCTCTTGCCATGGGAACCGTTTCGCTAGCCAATTCGGGGCAGAGTAAGGGAACAaaaatggtgaagaaaTCTGCTGACACATATGATCTAGCACAAAGTATCAAAGCACAAACTACTAAAAAGGCAAAAGGAAACACAGAATCAGATGATGAGGGCGACGATGACATGACCGCACGAATCGATCTAGGCCAGGCGTACGATTGGAAAGATGTTGATACACAATACTTTCCTGTGAGAGCAGAAAGACATCAGCATTACGAGTACGGAGAAGAGCCTATCCCAGATAGCACAATTAAGACAGAGATTCATCGTGAGGTTTCTGTGCCTCTTGACTCAGAGCCGACGTCTAGAGAACAGAGTGTGGAGGTTaagcaggaggaagatgCTACGGTCAAATTCATTCCTGACGAGCAAGCAAATGCGGACGTTTCTATTACTGACTATCAAGGCAAACAGGAGGCTGCGCGATTAGCGGATGACTATAGAGCAATCATCACCAAATTGGATGAGATACAACTTGAGGAAAATGCAGAGGAGATGCTATTTTTGCAACTTCCGAAACAATTGAACGTGGAGAGCGCTTCTCACGAAGTAAAAATGGAAATTGACGACGACCTTTcacaagaaaaagatgcGACATCGGATGTGATTGGTACACTGCGCGTGCATGAGTCAGGAAAAGTGACAATTAAAATGGGCGATACGGTGCTGGACGTGACCAGAGGAGCTGCGACTCACCTTGTCCAAAGCATAGTGCaattggacgaggacaCAAAAGAATGTCTGGAATTGGGAACTGTGAACGAGAAGATTGTTGCAAGCCTCAGCTTATCGGACGAGATATAG
- a CDS encoding Component of the small (ribosomal) subunit (SSU) processosome required for pre-18S rRNa processing, producing the protein MQQDPGLDEVDEFHAGREKILLDQANFEEPESEESEQEVLGFDEDEDSEEEIERYKKKLTGHVDEDEEDYFGSEQEQEQEDEEEGWGGRNDYYGGDELEEEEDAKLLEEEALRIQKKHLQELNMEDYMMDDAVGDWVKGEEETEESKDQKLDLNKLDEAGFSEVMESQYPEFIPLTKEVKDLKPVLDELSKEKDTDPVAELRFNALSAYLGTIATYFALFGSYLKSGEPFSMRDEPIMTGILSAREVWRQAQKKRAKTVSEAENQESSDPEEELIDQYDDRLSDEEDESEVSESGDEEPDVLAERKVRKLRAVGPEDIDEVDLEEKKGRRRTLRFYTSKIDQQEKKKDAKYQGDQDVPYKERLFERRQRLLEEARKRGDRANISAPGLALGEEDLEDQSSEKPDTDYYDKVKYKKEQSKQERKEAHELAKKAARDGKLAEIQESIGESGKRALNYQILKNRGLTPHRNKDNRNARVKKRKKYAKAQKKLKSVRAVYNKDHGPYVGETTGIKKNLSKSVKLQ; encoded by the coding sequence ATGCAACAGGATCCCGGATTAGACGAGGTGGATGAGTTCCACGCAGGCAGGGAAAAGATCCTGCTTGACCAGgcaaattttgaagagccaGAGAGTGAAGAGAGCGAACAAGAAGTCTTGGGTTttgatgaggacgaagatAGTGAAGAAGAAATCGAACgttacaagaaaaagcttaCGGGCCATGTGGAtgaagacgaggaggatTATTTTGGTTCCgaacaagaacaagaacaagaggatgaggaagaaggCTGGGGTGGGCGAAATGATTATTATGGAGGAGACGAACtagaggaagaagaggatgCAAAGCTCCTCGAAGAGGAAGCACTGAGGATCCAAAAGAAACATTTACAAGAATTAAATATGGAGGACTACATGATGGACGATGCTGTTGGAGACTGGGTCAAAGGGGaagaagagacagaagaatCTAAAGATCAGAAACTGGACTTGAATAAACTCGATGAAGCTGGCTTCTCTGAAGTGATGGAAAGCCAATATCCTGAGTTCATTCCGCTTACAAAGGAAGTGAAGGATCTCAAACCGGTCCTGGATGAGCTCTCGAAAGAAAAGGACACTGACCCGGTTGCAGAACTTCGTTTTAATGCCCTCAGTGCGTACCTGGGCACGATCGCAACATATTTCGCTCTATTCGGATCGTACCTGAAAAGTGGCGAGCCGTTCAGCATGCGTGATGAACCTATTATGACGGGTATATTGAGCGCTAGAGAGGTTTGGCGACAGGCACAGAAAAAGAGGGCAAAGACGGTTtcagaagctgaaaatcaagagTCTAGCGATCCGGAGGAAGAATTAATAGACCAATACGATGACCGCCTGTCggacgaagaggatgaAAGCGAAGTTTCGGAGTCTGGGGACGAAGAGCCGGATGTTCTCGCGGAACGTAAAGTGCGTAAGCTCCGCGCAGTGGGACCTGAAGATATCGACGAAGTGGACCTCGAGGAAAAGAAGGGCCGCAGACGCACGTTGCGGTTCTATACTTCCAAGATCGACCAgcaggaaaagaagaaagatgCCAAGTACCAGGGTGACCAAGATGTTCCATATAAAGAGCGACTATTCGAGAGAAGACAGCGTcttctggaggaggcaCGGAAACGTGGTGATCGAGCTAACATCTCGGCTCCTGGTCTCGCtcttggagaagaagatttGGAGGACCAATCATCAGAAAAGCCTGATACGGATTATTATGATAAGGTGAAGTACAAAAAGGAACAGTCTAAACAGGAAAGAAAAGAAGCACATGAACTGGCCAAGAAAGCTGCAAGGGATGGAAAACTGGCAGAGATACAGGAGAGCATTGGAGAAAGCGGGAAGCGCGCGCTCAACTATCAAATCCTCAAAAATCGTGGCCTCACTCCCCATAGGAACAAGGACAACCGTAATGCTCGTGtcaagaagaggaagaagtaTGCCAAGGCACAGAAGAAACTTAAGTCTGTGCGTGCAGTGTACAATAAAGACCATGGTCCATACGTTGGTGAGACTACTGGtatcaagaagaacctTTCGAAGAGTGTCAAACTCCAATGA
- a CDS encoding Protein involved in nutritional control of the cell cycle: MPENSHKPAVFHDIIVSKNDILNCSYESWYSLFGAHAYSRAVVLPLPQEFIEYLESDDFTIPGEKSNPNPQKDSDWDYTPPSRPDPASRFSDLHQKIQETFKSFKYIAPKLNWSAPQDSVWILPGRTMKCSSPSDIYLLLKSSDYINHDLSHAFDEADSVPDKLQYHLILREWKEINPSLEFRCFVRDRQLLAISQRDLNYYPFLEDLHDTLIERIATFFDDVLLPKFGSNSFVFDVYLPKPFTKVYLVDINPFARKTDSLLFTWNELATMSPRDDDVVVRLVTQHNSGRFATKAHSQNHVPRDVLDASMDSSKMVEMLQNWSAMLSKESDETEESD, from the coding sequence ATGCCTGAGAACTCGCACAAGCCAGCGGTCTTCCACGATATAATTGTcagcaaaaacgacatACTTAACTGTTCGTATGAGAGCTGGTACTCGCTTTTTGGAGCGCACGCATACTCGCGAGCTGTGGTGTTGCCTCTGCCGCAGGAGTTTATAGAGTATCTGGAGAGTGATGATTTCACGATCCCGGGCGAAAAGTCAAATCCAAACCCACAGAAGGATTCTGATTGGGACTATACGCCTCCAAGTCGGCCTGacccagcttctcgttTTTCGGACCTTCACCAGAAGATCCAGGAAACATTCAAGTCTTTCAAATACATTGCCCCAAAACTCAACTGGTCAGCCCCTCAGGATTCCGTGTGGATACTTCCTGGGCGAACCATGAAGTGTTCCTCACCCTCAGATATATACCTACTGCTTAAATCATCCGATTACATTAATCACGACCTTAGCCATGCATTTGATGAAGCTGACTCAGTGCCCGACAAATTACAGTATCATTTGATTTTACGAGAGTGGAAAGAGATTAATCCCTCGCTGGAATTCAGATGCTTTGTGCGAGATCGACAATTGTTGGCCATTTCCCAGCGAGACCTGAACTATTATCCTTTTTTGGAGGATCTTCACGATACCTTAATTGAAAGAATAGCGACCTTCTTTGACGACGTTCTCCTCCCCAAGTTTGGATCAAATAGCTTTGTCTTTGACGTTTATCTCCCGAAGCCATTCACGAAAGTGTATTTAGTCGACATCAATCCATTTGCGAGAAAAACGGATTCATTATTGTTTACCTGGAACGAATTGGCTACCATGTCTCCTCGTGATGATGACGTTGTTGTTCGCCTTGTGACACAACATAACTCAGGAAGGTTTGCGACTAAGGCCCATTCACAAAACCATGTACCTAGGGACGTACTTGATGCCTCGATGGATTCGTCAAAGATGGTGGAAATGCTCCAGAACTGGTCTGCCATGTTATCGAAAGAGAGTGACGAGACAGAGGAAAGCGATTAA
- a CDS encoding T-complex protein 1 subunit delta yields the protein MSKVLPSNATFKNKEKPQEVRKANILAARAVADAIRTSLGPKGMDKMIKTGRGEVIISNDGHTILKHMAVLHPAAKMLVDLSGAQDVEAGDGTTSVVVITGALLGAAEKLLNKGIHPTIISEAFTKAAGRSVEILLDMSHKISLDDRDALIRAANTSLSSKIVSQHSSLLGPLAVDAVLKVVGPEAKNVDLNDIRLIKKIGGTIDDTETVEGVVLTQNVIKSAGGPTRMEKAKIGLIQFQLSPPKPDMENNIVVNDYRQMDKILKEERAYLLNICKKIKKAKCNVLLIQKSILRDAVNDLALHFLAKLNILVVKDIERDEIEFISKSLGCKPIADVDSFVESRLGTADLVEEVESSGSKIIKITGVKNVTQPTVSVVCRGANNQILDETERSLHDALCVVRCLVKERALIAGGGAPEIEVSRTLLKESNQFSGVEQLCFQEFALALEVIPTTLAENAGMNPIEIVTDLRNRHELGEKNAGISVRRSGATNTFDEHVLQPVLVNTSAITLAAETVKSILRIDDICFSR from the coding sequence ATGTCCAAGGTTCTTCCGTCAAACGCGACATTCAagaacaaagaaaagcCACAGGAGGTGCGCAAGGCGAACATTCTGGCTGCAAGAGCAGTGGCAGATGCAATTAGAACATCCTTGGGCCCAAAGGGCATGGACAAGATGATCAAGACCGGACGTGGCGAGGTGATCATCTCCAACGATGGCCACACCATTCTCAAACATATGGCTGTTCTGCATCCGGCAGCTAAAATGCTGGTTGACTTGTCAGGTGCACAGGACGTCGAGGCCGGAGATGGTACGACCTCAGTGGTTGTGATCACGGGAGCCTTGCTTGGAGCGGCAGAGAAGCTCCTGAATAAAGGAATCCACCCGACCATCATTTCAGAGGCGTTCACCAAAGCAGCTGGACGGAGTGTGGAGATTCTGCTTGACATGTCACATAAAATCTCGTTGGATGACAGAGACGCGTTGATTCGGGCAGCCAACACGTCATTGTCTTCGAAAATTGTTTCTCAGCACTCCTCCTTGTTGGGTCCCTTGGCGGTCGATGCAGTCCTCAAGGTTGTTGGTCCAGAGGCCAAGAATGTGGATTTGAACGATATCAGAttgatcaagaagatcgGAGGCACTATTGATGACACAGAAACAGTGGAAGGCGTTGTTTTGACACAAAACGTCATCAAGAGCGCTGGAGGACCAACAAGAATggagaaggccaagatcggACTGATCCAATTCCAGctttctcctccaaaaccagACATGGAAAACAATATCGTGGTTAATGATTACAGACAAATGGATAAAATActgaaagaagaaagagcgTATCTACTCAATAtttgcaagaaaatcaagaaagCCAAGTGCAATGTGTTGCTGATCCAAAAGTCTATTCTTAGAGACGCTGTTAATGACCTTGCGTTGCACTTCCTGGCAAAGCTCAACATTTTGGTTGTGAAAGACATCGAGAGAGACGAGATCGAATTTATCAGCAAGAGTCTTGGATGCAAGCCTATTGCAGACGTCGACTCATTTGTGGAATCTCGCCTGGGAACCGCAGAcctggtggaggaagtggagtcttctggctccaagatcatcaaaatTACTGGCGTGAAGAATGTCACACAGCCAACTGTTTCTGTGGTGTGCCGCGGCGCCAACAACCAAATTCTTGACGAGACAGAACGGTCCCTGCACGATGCTTTGTGTGTGGTTCGCTGTTTGGTGAAGGAGAGGGCCTTGATTGCGGGAGGCGGTGCTCCAGAGATCGAGGTGTCGCGTACGTTACTCAAGGAGTCTAACCAGTTCTCTGGTGTTGAGCAGTTGTGTTTCCAGGAATTTGCGCTGGCATTGGAAGTGATTCCAACTACATTAGCAGAAAACGCGGGAATGAACCCGATCGAGATCGTCACCGACCTCAGAAACAGACACGAGTTGGGCGAGAAAAACGCTGGAATCAGTGTGAGACGGTCTGGAGCTACCAATACCTTTGACGAGCACGTGCTTCAGCCTGTCCTTGTCAATACCAGTGCCATTACTCTTGCTGCAGAGACCGTGAAATCGATTCTGCGTATCGATGACATTTGCTTCAGTAGGTGA
- a CDS encoding Cardiolipin synthase, protein MLIRAGIGNIALVGRPFKLAAVRGPLGRKIILGFPSSAAGTIFVRAKSDKKRTTIPTLSEIRESLYTIPNALTFTRLVAAPVVGYLVVSGQTAWALGLFAYSCVTDFVDGFIARRYNLRSKVGSIIDPMADKALMVICTACLSHIGTVPLYLAALILGRDIMLLLAGIVVRYISLPAPRTFRRYWDFSLITVEVRPTTISKINTALQMAYLGGLMLSPLIDLGANRLEYLVAATTVLSGLSYIFSKNAVRRIARK, encoded by the coding sequence atGCTGATCAGGGCTGGTATTGGAAATATTGCACTTGTTGGGAGACCTTTCAAATTGGCGGCCGTGCGCGGTCCTCTTGGCAGGAAGATTATTCTCGGATTCCCGTCGAGTGCAGCTGGCACCATATTTGTGCGAGCGAAGAGTGACAAAAAGCGCACCACAATTCCTACACTATCCGAAATTCGTGAAAGTCTATACACCATCCCCAATGCGTTGACTTTCACCAGACTCGTTGCTGCGCCAGTTGTCGGGTATTTGGTGGTTTCTGGACAGACTGCTTGGGCTCTGGGTCTTTTTGCATATTCCTGTGTGACAGATTTCGTTGACGGGTTTATTGCCAGACGTTACAACCTACGATCGAAGGTCGGCTCAATTATTGACCCAATGGCAGACAAGGCACTCATGGTGATATGCACTGCCTGCCTATCCCACATTGGTACGGTGCCGTTGTATTTGGCAGCACTCATACTAGGCAGAGACATAATGCTGCTACTGGCCGGCATTGTGGTTCGATACATTTCGTTGCCTGCTCCAAGAACATTCCGACGGTATTGGGACTTCTCGCTGATCACAGTCGAGGTGCGCCCTACAACAATTAGCAAGATCAACACCGCGCTCCAGATGGCATATTTGGGTGGCCTGATGCTGAGTCCACTTATAGATCTGGGCGCGAACCGTTTGGAGTACCTCGTGGCTGCCACCACTGTGCTGAGCGGGTTGTCCTACATATTCAGCAAAAACGCAGTGCGCAGAATTGCCAGGAAATAG
- a CDS encoding Biotin:apoprotein ligase, covalently modifies proteins with the addition of biotin codes for MVVIPGGADLAVCSNLNGTGNQKIRQFVSGGGKYIGFCSGGYYASARCEFEVGNPNKEVSGARELKFFPGIARGASFKGFEYGTEDGTRPTKLKTDFAVQKPLYNYYNGGAVFIDADKHPNTQILAEYEEPVEVECPGPQAAVILCSVGQGKALLTGTHPEYNPTLLETEPGTDFEKSVKVLKEHDAARLEFMRHCLRSLGLKVNEESTRPALTPLVLISRQKEQLAQLVNDMEHKLGYESENIIDLGKDKIRVHKTLDKFKQSDLSDPETAIKDFYICDAALPKPELTPYFNTHQYLNDLEEAYKELGYSSVGELGSTIVYGEVLTSSSSLMMYNTPFMRILPHGFAIIGTMQVAGRGRTGNVWVNPKGVFAMTLFLKMPLTTPVVLLQYLVSMSIVQAVQTYGPGYDKIPIRLKWPNDIYILRPDCLNKTDLDSYTKIGGVLVETAVFENNYHIAIGTGLNLFNQGPTTSVNTVIGEMNKMLGTKLKPIATEKLTAKYLSILYTMLERFKVDGMEPFMDLYYKQWLHSGQKVTLDHPGSPKAVITGISKEFGLLTAKEVDRYGNFTGNTFELQPDGNAFDMFRGLISKKL; via the coding sequence ATGGTTGTTATTCCAGGAGGTGCTGATCTAGCGGTGTGCTCCAATCTCAACGGTACGGGGAACCAGAAAATCCGCCAGTTTGTCTCAGGAGGCGGAAAGTATATTGGCTTTTGCTCGGGTGGCTACTATGCGTCCGCTCGTTGTGAGTTCGAGGTTGGAAATCCCAACAAGGAAGTCAGTGGAGCTAGAGAGCTCAAGTTCTTCCCAGGGATTGCTCGCGGTGCCAGCTTCAAAGGCTTTGAATACGGCACTGAAGACGGAACTCGTCCCACAAAGCTAAAGACAGATTTTGCGGTCCAAAAGCCTCTCTACAACTACTACAATGGGGGTGCCGTTTTCATTGATGCTGATAAGCATCCGAACACCCAAATCTTGGCAGAATACGAGGAACCCGTCGAGGTCGAGTGTCCAGGCCCCCAGGCTGCTGTGATCTTGTGCTCTGTTGGCCAGGGAAAGGCTCTTCTGACCGGCACCCACCCGGAGTATAACCCTACTCTCCTCGAGACAGAACCAGGAActgactttgaaaaatctgTAAAGGTGCTAAAAGAACACGATGCCGCAAGACTGGAGTTCATGCGCCATTGTCTTCGCAGCTTGGGTCTCAAAGTCAACGAGGAGTcgactcgtccagcatTGACACCTTTGGTGCTGATTTCGAGgcagaaagagcagcttgcCCAACTTGTGAACGATATGGAGCACAAACTGGGATACGAATCCGAAAACATCATCGATCTGGGAAAAGACAAGATTCGGGTTCACAAGACTTTGGATAAGTTTAAGCAGAGTGATTTGTCCGATCCAGAGACGGCAATCAAAGATTTCTATATCTGCGACGCAGCGCTCCCAAAGCCAGAACTAACTCCATACTTCAACACCCACCAATATTTGAATGACCTGGAGGAGGCGTATAAGGAGTTGGGATACTCCTCAGTGGGAGAGCTAGGATCCACCATTGTCTATGGCGAGGTGCTGACATCTAGTAGCTCTCTGATGATGTACAACACTCCCTTCATGCGCATACTTCCTCACGGGTTTGCTATCATTGGTACTATGCAAGTGGCAGGCAGAGGACGGACAGGCAATGTCTGGGTCAATCCCAAGGGAGTGTTTGCCATGACATTGTTCTTGAAGATGCCACTCACCACGCCTGtggttcttcttcagtATCTTGTCAGCATGTCGATTGTGCAGGCCGTCCAAACATACGGTCCCGGCTACGACAAAATACCAATTCGTTTGAAGTGGCCAAATGACATCTACATTTTGCGTCCAGACTGCTTGAATAAGACGGATCTCGATTCTTACACGAAAATAGGTGGAGTTCTGGTGGAGACAGCtgtctttgaaaataattatcACATCGCCATTGGAACAGGCCTGAATCTTTTCAATCAAGGTCCCACGACATCTGTGAATACTGTGATCGGCGAGATGAATAAGATGCTTGGTACAAAACTCAAGCCAATAGCGACTGAGAAACTAACGGCCAAGTACCTCTCAATTCTCTACACAATGCTCGAAAGGTTTAAAGTGGACGGAATGGAACCATTCATGGATCTGTACTACAAACAGTGGTTGCACTCGGGCCAGAAAGTCACTCTGGACCACCCAGGAAGCCCCAAAGCAGTTATCACTGGAATCAGTAAAGAGTTTGGGCTCCTGACGGCTAAGGAAGTGGACAGATACGGAAACTTCACCGGGAACACTTTCGAATTGCAACCGGACGGAAATGCTTTCGACATGTTCCGAGGCCTAATCAGCAAAAAGCTTTGA